Genomic window (Stenotrophomonas maltophilia):
CCCATACGCTTCTCATCCTCAACCAGAGGGGATGCCAGCGTGATTGAACAGCCACGGGCTGCCGAACCCGCACGAAAGGACGCTCCGATCGTCCATGTCCTGATGGGGCTGATCTGTGTCTGGCACAGGCGCGAACCGGGATCGGCACACGATGACGAGTAAGCGCCACCGTGCTGCCCGGCGTGGCTTTGGGGCGTAGGTACCAGCGTGGAGATTTCGATTGCGGGGCTGAGCGAGGTTGGGCCCGACTATCCGGACCGTGTCGATCTTCCGGTGATGGTGCTTGGGCTGGACCCTATTCCAGATGCCTGGCAGATGCCCTTCCATGCGCATCGGAAGGCGCAGCTGCTGGTCGCCACGCGTGGCTTGATCATGCTGGAGACCGCGGCTGGCCTGTGGGTGGTTCCGCCACAGGGCGCGATCTGGATCCCCGGTGGGTTGTCCCATCGCGCCAGCAGCAGTGGACGGCCGCACGGCTTCGTGGTGTTCGTGGAACCCGGAGCGGCTCCGGAACTGCCAACGCAGTGCGCTGCGATGGCGATCACTCCATTCATGCAGGCCCTGCTGGAGCGCGCGTCCAACCTTCCCCAGCAGTATGCGTCCGGCAGCGCACAGGACCGCCTGATGGGCGTGTTCCTGGATGAGCTGATTGCTGCGCCACCGGAGTGGCTCCATCTACCCATGCCATCCGATGCAAGGTTGCGCCGGCTGGCCAATGCGATGCTGGACACGCCAGCCGAACGAGCAACGCTTGAGGTCTGGGCGAGCCGGATCGGCATGAGCGAGCGCAACATGTCGCGCCTGTTCTCCGGCGAAACCGGCTTGCGCGTGAGACGCTGGCGCCGGCAGCTGCATGTGGTGGTGGCACTGCCGCTGCTGGCCAAGGGCCGGACGGTGCAGGCCATCGCCGATGA
Coding sequences:
- a CDS encoding AraC family transcriptional regulator, with the translated sequence MEISIAGLSEVGPDYPDRVDLPVMVLGLDPIPDAWQMPFHAHRKAQLLVATRGLIMLETAAGLWVVPPQGAIWIPGGLSHRASSSGRPHGFVVFVEPGAAPELPTQCAAMAITPFMQALLERASNLPQQYASGSAQDRLMGVFLDELIAAPPEWLHLPMPSDARLRRLANAMLDTPAERATLEVWASRIGMSERNMSRLFSGETGLRVRRWRRQLHVVVALPLLAKGRTVQAIADDLRYDSAGAFVTMFRKTVGAPPKRFLAERGTRQQASDADDQRPQEPR